One segment of Nitrospirae bacterium CG2_30_53_67 DNA contains the following:
- a CDS encoding Fis family transcriptional regulator, with product GQNALKLLREQSFDLVLTDLRMEKVDGIQILQKCRELCPDTEVIMITGFATLESAVETMKHGAFYYIAKPFKLDEVRKVVKEALEKVRLKKENIQLREQIEKFQGKVRIITQDPEMQRLLDTAKQIAPTDCNILISGESGTGKELFARFVHFHSHRSPGPFSAINCGAFTEELLANELFGHEKGAFTGASAAKKGLIETASGGTLFLDEMTEMPPSMQVKLLRVIQEKEVLRVGSTEPSKVDVRFIAATNRDTQEAVKSGHLRQDLYFRLNVVSLHIPPLSERKDDLPLLSHYFLKKYAVLMKKSVTEISEDVIALLMDYGFPGNVRELENLVERGVALCNGNTIEIAHLPEDLKELNIKTFRKKHGKIPSLDEQEKAYIQWVLKDVNGNKTLAAQILGIDRVSLWRKLKRYGIENE from the coding sequence GGGCAGAACGCTTTAAAGCTGCTCCGGGAACAGTCTTTTGATCTGGTCCTGACCGACTTGAGGATGGAGAAGGTGGACGGCATACAGATCCTGCAGAAATGCCGTGAACTCTGCCCGGATACCGAGGTCATCATGATCACGGGTTTTGCCACACTGGAATCCGCCGTCGAGACCATGAAACACGGGGCGTTCTACTATATCGCAAAACCGTTTAAACTGGACGAAGTCCGCAAAGTCGTCAAAGAGGCCCTGGAGAAGGTCAGGCTGAAGAAAGAAAATATCCAGCTCAGGGAACAGATCGAAAAATTTCAGGGAAAGGTCAGGATCATCACACAGGACCCCGAAATGCAGCGCCTGCTGGACACGGCAAAACAGATCGCCCCGACGGATTGCAACATCCTGATCAGCGGGGAAAGCGGCACGGGCAAAGAGTTATTCGCCAGATTCGTCCATTTTCACAGCCATCGCTCTCCCGGCCCTTTTTCCGCCATCAACTGCGGCGCATTCACCGAAGAGCTTCTCGCCAATGAACTTTTCGGCCATGAAAAAGGGGCCTTCACCGGGGCCTCGGCTGCGAAGAAAGGATTGATCGAGACGGCATCGGGGGGAACGCTCTTCCTGGATGAGATGACCGAGATGCCTCCATCCATGCAGGTGAAGCTCCTGAGGGTGATCCAGGAAAAGGAAGTCCTGAGAGTCGGCAGCACGGAACCATCTAAAGTCGATGTGCGCTTCATCGCCGCCACGAACCGTGACACCCAGGAGGCTGTCAAGAGCGGCCATCTCAGGCAGGACCTGTACTTCCGTTTGAACGTGGTCTCTTTACATATTCCTCCCCTCTCGGAGAGAAAGGATGACCTCCCCCTTTTAAGCCATTATTTCCTGAAAAAATATGCCGTCCTGATGAAGAAAAGCGTCACGGAGATCTCAGAGGACGTCATCGCCCTCCTCATGGATTATGGGTTTCCCGGCAACGTGAGGGAACTCGAGAACCTCGTCGAACGGGGGGTCGCGCTCTGCAACGGGAATACCATAGAGATCGCCCACCTCCCTGAGGACCTCAAGGAGCTGAACATCAAGACCTTCCGCAAGAAGCATGGGAAGATCCCGTCCCTGGATGAACAGGAGAAGGCGTATATCCAATGGGTCCTGAAAGATGTCAATGGGAATAAAACACTGGCGGCCCAGATCCTCGGCATAGACCGGGTTTCCCTGTGGAGGAAACTGAAGCGATACGGGATCGAGAACGAGTAG